In Palaemon carinicauda isolate YSFRI2023 chromosome 18, ASM3689809v2, whole genome shotgun sequence, a genomic segment contains:
- the LOC137658036 gene encoding A-kinase anchor protein 200-like, translated as MEIKKNIMERREVNENHVRGNSPVPEIMTSSNICLCLFACLAVGLAVPGPRNNHTPDNKQNLENLIQEANPEDNDIDGSPTVNQVTEENEDAAIVDSAAITEKENEVPIEIAEGTTEPVDITTPKEVEEPEISPKVNQTKLPDAPATLEPTDENASLTIEDPDFISQPVREDVTSWSNSEEETYEYVVDQIREHLFNEGDLADVVPDENQETFEDDSQVVQIAEGLLSEGDLADVIPDENQETFEDDSQVIQIIGGLRNEGDLIDVIPDENQETFEDDSQVVQITEGLFNEGDRVVVIPDENQETFEDEPVIPVFGAETVFEGEQIVPETNEQMPSEDEREVIIVFDEESPFMHTPEEVFPGNEEIFIIEDEIVPAPEEEEEEESFPLNNGEEQVVPTYFEESMPTEGEDNEQMPTLVISEDSYFSEEPFVLPPNDESIFGSSFPSSDEGMLLAGIGEESQRPVDYDQIPDYTFDGAYYPDDVSDNPFMFMSPGEYYIPDESSSGGDIENDEFSAFPENENNSFTDVDVSNEPIPMRNDDETPALVNILVIETKPLLSEGRPTIEVINTNLPQIPPNVVFEAENVEQEPIDSDIPEYTQEDDTFTNDSELPEQSGLLTPNMLAQQPIIFPEEFVPKNTMPVFPNRWTEENFYEPQRVQLQDNVPFEPFTYSSYSKYSSNRIPGTILRFTRSSFQSLWTISRAIFLWS; from the exons atggaaataaagaaaaacattatggaAAGAAGAGAAGTGAATGAGAATCATGTACGAGGTAATTCCCCTGTTCCTGAAATCATGACATCTTCGAAT ATATGTCTATGCTTGTTCGCTTGCCTAGCGGTTGGGCTAGCCGTCCCTGGTCCCAGAAACAACCACACACCAGATAACAAGCAAAATCTTGAGAATCTTATCCAAGAGGCTAATCCAGAGGACAATGATATCGACGGTTCACCAACGGTAAATCAGGTTACAGAAGAAAACGAGGATGCGGCAATTGTCGATTCAGCAGCTATAACTGAAAAAGAGAACGAGGTTCCAATTGAAATTGCAGAGGGTACAACTGAACCGGTTGATATCACTACACCGAAAGAAGTAGAGGAGCCTGAAATTTCGCCCAAGGTAAATCAGACAAAGTTGCCAGATGCACCTGCCACATTAGAACCTACTGATGAAAACGCTTCCCTTACCATTGAAGATCCGGATTTTATATCTCAACCGGTACGTGAAGATGTAACATCGTGGTCAAATAGTGAAGAGGAGACATATGAATATGTGgtagatcaaataagagaacaCCTTTTTAACGAAGGTGACCTGGCTGATGTAGTCCCAGATGAAAATCAAGAGACATTTGAAGATGATTCCCAGGTAGTTCAAATAGCTGAAGGCCTTCTTAGCGAAGGTGACCTGGCTGATGTAATCCCAGATGAAAATCAAGAGACATTTGAAGACGATTCCCAA GTAATCCAAATAATTGGAGGGTTACGTAACGAAGGTGACCTGATCGATGTAATCCCAGATGAAAATCAAGAGACATTTGAAGACGATTCCCAGGTAGTCCAAATAACTGAAGGATTATTTAACGAAGGTGACAGGGTTGTTGTAATCCCAGATGAAAATCAAGAGACATTTGAAGATGAGCCGGTGATACCAGTATTTGGAGCCGAAACCGTATTTGAGGGAGAACAGATTGTACCAGAAACTAATGAACAAATGCCATCTGAAGATGAGCGAGAAGTCATAATAGTTTTTGATGAAGAATCGCCTTTTATGCATACACCAGAGGAAGtatttcctggaaatgaagaaatttTCATAATAGAAGATGAAATAGTTCCAGCacctgaagaggaagaagaagaagaaagcttcCCACTCAATAATGGAGAGGAGCAAGTGGTGCCAACTTATTTCGAGGAATCTATGCCAACAGAGGGGGAAGACAATGAACAAATGCCTACTTTGGTGATTTCTGAGGATTCATATTTTTCAGAGGAGCCATTCGTACTTCCTCCTAATGACGAAAGCATTTTTGGATCATCCTTCCCTTCCTCTGATGAGGGAATGTTACTTGCAGGTATTGGGGAAGAATCTCAGCGCCCAGTCGATTATGATCAGATCCCAGACTACACATTTGATGGTGCTTATTACCCAGACGATGTATCAGATAACCCATTTATGTTTATGTCCCCTGGAGAATATTATATCCCTGACGAGTCTTCGTCAGGTGGTGATATTGAAAACGACGAATTTTCGGCTTTTCCAGAAAATGAAAACAATTCGTTTACAGATGTAGATGTTTCAAATGAACCTATCCCAATGAGAAACGATGATGAGACCCCTGCATTGGTTAACATATTAGTGATTGAAACAAAACCTCTTTTGAGTGAAGGAAGACCCACAATTGAAGTTATTAATACCAACTTACCCCAAATTCCACCAAATGTTGTATTTGAGGCTGAAAACGTTGAGCAAGAGCCAATAGATTCAGATATCCCAGAATATACACAAGAAGATGACACGTTTACTAATGATAGTGAGCTACCTGAACAAAGTGGTTTGCTTACTCCAAATATGCTGGCTCAGCAGCCAATTATATTCCCAGAGGAATTTGTCCCTAAAAACACCATGCCAGTTTTCCCTAATAGATGGACTGAAGAAAATTTCTATGAGCCTCAAAGAGTGCAGTTACAAGACAACGTCCCTTTTGAACCTTTCACATATTCTTCTTACTCAAAGTACAGTTCCAATCGCATTCCAGGGACCATCTTACGGTTCACCCGCTCTTCCTTTCAATCCCTATGGACCATCTCAAGAGCAATCTTTCTCTGGTCCTAA